A genome region from Triticum aestivum cultivar Chinese Spring chromosome 2B, IWGSC CS RefSeq v2.1, whole genome shotgun sequence includes the following:
- the LOC123043894 gene encoding uncharacterized protein encodes MDQVFGAEYVFLHVRRSNRAGLNLYTSTLGYQIHDIEAKYYADGEDAYDMRKMLRQPVPKKHHRHHAGRGCCSHESPTAAAAGSSPTSPSPEKKADEREVSNHRCQIWRATEPPLQTDHVAPVGHPPTREGLRHHGMGMLLPATARWALRRRPDRGKWAAAGRGAYPPCSQREPRAEEAARMSSAGSAGLGREACLAQVARLWTSKSGRIRGCWSGARLLDVRSMGSG; translated from the coding sequence ATGGACCAGGTCTTCGGCGCCGAGTACGTCTTCCTCCACGTCCGTCGCTCCAACCGCGCCGGCTTGAACCTCTACACCTCCACCCTCGGCTACCAGATCCACGACATCGAGGCCAAGTACTATGCTGACGGCGAGGACGCCTACGACATGCGCAAGATGCTGCGTCAGCCCGTGCCCAAGAagcaccaccgccaccacgccggccGCGGCTGCTGCTCCCACGAATCCCCTACTGCCGCGGCCGCCGGCTCGTCCCCGACTTCCCcttcgccggagaagaaggccgacgaACGCGAAGTCTCCAATCACCGCTGCCAGATCTGGCGAGCAACCGAGCCACCACTGCAAACCGACCATGTAGCCCCCGTCGGCCACCCACCCACCAGAGAGGGGCTCCGCCACCACGGCATGGGGATGCTGCTCCCCGCCACCGCGCGCTGGGCCCTCCGCCGCAGGCCCGACCGTGGCAAGTGGGCCGCAGCTGGACGAGGCGCTTACCCTCCTTGCAGTCAACGCGAGCCGCGAGCAGAGGAAGCAGCGAGGATGAGCAGTGCGGGGTCGGCCGGACTTGGAAGGGAAGCATGCCTGGCGCAGGTGGCGAGGCTGTGGACGTCCAAATCGGGACGGATCCGAGGCTGTTGGTCGGGGGCGAGGCTGCTGGACGTCCGGAGCATGGGCAGCGGCTGA
- the LOC123040809 gene encoding uncharacterized protein isoform X2, which produces MNLQERQILKLASLGSNYGNLKNVVDALKAFELYCQVLSGMKVAWASKESGGSAGHPCRSSRAEADTSQYDQHCRRSPPCGLLLQSHVCSATIRLWWHAPAAKLCSANLPMERRGSPRDALLWQKMKPFLRLFTTTYPRCGETDHKRSQEQANYFDI; this is translated from the exons ATGAACCTTCAGGAAAGACAGATCCTAAAGTTGGCTTCACTTGGTAGTAACTATGGAAACCTCAAGAATGTTGTTGACGCCCTGAAGGCTTTTGAGTTGTATTGTCAG GTTTTATCAGGCATGAAGGTGGCGTGGGCCAGCAAGGAGTCTGGGGGTTCAGCAGGACATCCTTGCAGGAGTAGTCGAGCAGAGGCTGACACTAGCCAATATGACCAGCATTGCCGCAGATCGCCTCCATGTGGGCTGCTGTTGCAAAGTCACG TGTGTTCAGCCACTATCAGACTTTGGTGGCATGCTCCAGCTGCCAAACTATGCTCTGCCAACCTACCGATGGAAAGGCGAGGCTCACCAAGGGATGCCTTATTATGGCAAAAAATGAAGCCCTTCTTAAGATTGTTTACTACTACGTATCCTCGATGTGGGGAGACCGACCACAAGAG GAGTCAGGAGCAAGCAAATTACTTTGACATTTAG
- the LOC123040809 gene encoding uncharacterized protein isoform X1 translates to MNLQERQILKLASLGSNYGNLKNVVDALKAFELYCQVLSGMKVAWASKESGGSAGHPCRSSRAEADTSQYDQHCRRSPPCGLLLQSHVCSATIRLWWHAPAAKLCSANLPMERRGSPRDALLWQKMKPFLRLFTTTYPRCGETDHKRVIGLMSPLSSQESGASKLL, encoded by the exons ATGAACCTTCAGGAAAGACAGATCCTAAAGTTGGCTTCACTTGGTAGTAACTATGGAAACCTCAAGAATGTTGTTGACGCCCTGAAGGCTTTTGAGTTGTATTGTCAG GTTTTATCAGGCATGAAGGTGGCGTGGGCCAGCAAGGAGTCTGGGGGTTCAGCAGGACATCCTTGCAGGAGTAGTCGAGCAGAGGCTGACACTAGCCAATATGACCAGCATTGCCGCAGATCGCCTCCATGTGGGCTGCTGTTGCAAAGTCACG TGTGTTCAGCCACTATCAGACTTTGGTGGCATGCTCCAGCTGCCAAACTATGCTCTGCCAACCTACCGATGGAAAGGCGAGGCTCACCAAGGGATGCCTTATTATGGCAAAAAATGAAGCCCTTCTTAAGATTGTTTACTACTACGTATCCTCGATGTGGGGAGACCGACCACAAGAG GGTAATCGGTCTTATGTCACCTTTATCTTCGCAGGAGTCAGGAGCAAGCAAATTACTTTGA